Proteins found in one Rhodovulum sp. MB263 genomic segment:
- a CDS encoding diguanylate cyclase — protein MFHSTTTSHTQLPTPQALRLLGLALLTIATFGTLHSILNAASRHVPVLHPAEAFGFVLFALSVLLRGWKALKLLWWSMLGGCVAVLAGLRLIEGLLPGGPYLGEAVALWPGRMPGPVSFDLSTTYALMTLHLCLALQPFHRGAAMTVLAAAWAGIWWSTMTDLFEATIWGRPVSAFSLSCMVLAGLAMTHILRSERLLRPLFSHEGHGRRMRMLLALALIGPWFVGIATLHLAPQAASARLLLPPLLGLFGATQLALVLTVGVLLERTARADARAELFDPVAGRACRFRPDRDLIDGKGPVGVILCAPRPGGRGADPEADEREMQSALRRAVRNLRAEDNIGRWRRDMLMVVAHVPSESDLARIGERLEQVLRPEPDRPVAAIGISMSAFGEANLEAALRRAENALYVAERRGGGSIVRGSELAETGQGALQDR, from the coding sequence TTGTTCCATTCGACCACGACCAGCCATACCCAGCTGCCAACGCCTCAGGCGCTTCGCCTCCTCGGCCTGGCACTGCTGACCATCGCGACCTTCGGCACGCTGCATTCCATCCTGAACGCCGCTTCGCGCCATGTGCCTGTGCTGCATCCGGCCGAGGCTTTCGGCTTCGTGCTGTTCGCGCTTTCAGTGCTGTTGCGGGGCTGGAAAGCGCTGAAGCTTCTCTGGTGGAGCATGCTCGGAGGCTGCGTCGCGGTGCTCGCCGGGCTGCGCCTGATCGAAGGGCTGCTGCCGGGTGGCCCCTATCTGGGCGAGGCCGTCGCGCTCTGGCCCGGGCGGATGCCGGGGCCCGTCTCCTTCGATCTGTCCACAACCTATGCCCTCATGACGCTGCATCTCTGCCTTGCCCTTCAGCCATTTCATCGCGGAGCGGCAATGACAGTGCTGGCGGCGGCCTGGGCCGGGATCTGGTGGAGCACCATGACGGATCTGTTCGAGGCAACGATCTGGGGGCGCCCGGTTTCCGCCTTTTCGCTGAGTTGCATGGTTCTCGCCGGTCTTGCCATGACGCATATCCTGCGCTCGGAACGGTTGTTGCGCCCGCTCTTCTCGCATGAGGGGCATGGACGCCGGATGCGCATGCTTCTGGCTCTGGCGCTGATCGGGCCATGGTTCGTGGGCATTGCGACCCTGCATCTGGCGCCCCAGGCGGCATCGGCGCGGCTGTTGCTGCCCCCTCTGCTGGGGCTGTTCGGCGCGACGCAGCTGGCGCTGGTGCTGACGGTCGGGGTGCTGCTGGAGCGGACGGCCCGTGCGGATGCGCGTGCCGAACTGTTCGACCCGGTGGCCGGGCGGGCCTGCAGGTTCCGGCCCGACCGGGATCTGATCGACGGCAAGGGGCCGGTCGGGGTGATCCTCTGCGCTCCCCGGCCTGGCGGTCGCGGCGCCGATCCGGAGGCAGATGAGCGCGAGATGCAGTCGGCGCTGCGGCGGGCGGTCCGCAATCTTCGCGCCGAGGACAATATCGGGCGCTGGCGGCGGGACATGCTCATGGTTGTGGCTCATGTGCCGAGCGAGTCCGATCTGGCCCGGATCGGCGAACGCCTGGAACAGGTGCTGAGGCCGGAGCCGGACCGGCCGGTCGCCGCCATCGGGATCAGCATGTCGGCCTTCGGCGAAGCAAATCTCGAGGCGGCGTTGCGACGTGCCGAGAATGCGCTTTACGTTGCCGAACGCCGCGGTGGCGGCTCCATCGTGCGGGGCTCGGAACTGGCGGAAACGGGGCAGGGGGCACTACAGGACCGGTAG
- a CDS encoding LuxR family transcriptional regulator: MSLEYMSALIAARSLEELWALHTRKMAAFGFDRLIYGFTRFRAANSFGDRDDVIVLSNHSPEYVRNFVDKGLYKNAPMVRWAAKHEGTSSWRLVSDRLARGELTPEELDVLKFNRDMGVIAGYTISFCEISVRSKGAIGLTARPGLSQDDVDRIWAKHGDVIQLMNDVMHLKVHNLPYAAQRPPLTPRQREVLEWVGDGKTTLDIATILGVTQATVEKHLRLARESLDVETTAQAVLKAWFQNQIFRAESP; encoded by the coding sequence ATGAGCCTCGAATACATGAGCGCATTGATCGCCGCGCGCAGCCTCGAGGAACTCTGGGCGCTTCATACCCGCAAGATGGCCGCTTTCGGCTTCGACCGGCTGATCTATGGCTTCACCCGCTTTCGTGCCGCCAACAGTTTCGGCGACCGAGACGACGTGATCGTGCTGTCGAACCATTCGCCCGAATATGTGCGCAATTTCGTCGACAAGGGCCTCTACAAGAACGCACCCATGGTCCGCTGGGCCGCGAAGCATGAAGGCACCAGCAGCTGGCGACTGGTCTCCGACCGGCTGGCGCGCGGCGAGCTGACGCCGGAGGAACTGGACGTCCTGAAATTCAATCGAGACATGGGCGTGATCGCAGGCTACACGATCAGCTTCTGCGAGATATCGGTCCGTTCCAAGGGCGCGATCGGCCTGACGGCGCGGCCGGGTCTGAGCCAGGACGATGTCGATCGGATCTGGGCCAAGCATGGCGACGTGATCCAGCTGATGAACGATGTGATGCATCTGAAGGTACACAACCTCCCTTATGCCGCGCAGCGCCCGCCCCTGACGCCACGCCAGCGCGAGGTTCTGGAATGGGTCGGCGACGGCAAGACCACGCTCGATATCGCCACCATTCTCGGCGTCACCCAGGCCACGGTCGAAAAGCATCTCCGGCTCGCCCGCGAGTCGCTGGATGTCGAGACCACCGCGCAGGCCGTGTTGAAGGCCTGGTTTCAGAACCAGATCTTCCGCGCCGAGTCGCCATAA